The Hordeum vulgare subsp. vulgare chromosome 7H, MorexV3_pseudomolecules_assembly, whole genome shotgun sequence DNA window GACTGCCCGCAAGTCCACCGGCGGCAAGGCCCCCCGCAAGCAGCTGGCGACCAAGGCGGCGCGCAAGTCGGCGCCGGCGACCGGCGGCGTCAAGAAGCCCCACCGCTTCCGCCCCGGCACCGTCGCGCTCCGCGAGATCCGCAAGTACCAGAAGAGCACGGAGCTGCTCATTCGCAAGCTCCCCTTCCAGCGCCTGGTGAGGGAGATCGCCCAGGACTTCAAGACCGACCTGAGGTTCCAGTCCTCCGCTGTCTCCGCCCTGCAGGAGGCCGCCGAGGCCTACCTCGTCGGCCTCTTCGAGGACACCAACCTCTGCGCCATCCACGCCAAGCGCGTCACCATCATGCCCAAGGACATCCAGCTCGCCCGCCGCATCCGAGGGGAGCGCGCCTAGGTTTTCGGTCGCCGCTGTAGCAGTTCGTGTCTTGCGATCTGGTTGTAGTAAGGAAACGTGCTGGGTGTCTCTGTAGCGCTGATATGATGCCTGCTGTCTGGTGATCTTTCCTGATGTCGTGATGCTGAAATGAAATGGCAATGAAAAGTTCAGTTATCTTCAGATGCAAATTCGTCCCATGCTGTCCTTTGTTTATCTTGTTCCCTGGTAATTAGGTGACTGAAAATTGAAAAGCAATTGATTTAACATTCTCCTTCGATTTGGTGATTCTGTTCTGCTTTGTTATTGTGTTTGTGTTGCCGTAAGATTGATCGGCCTTTTTCCTACCAGGTAAACTTTGTACAGCGTGCAAGCCCGATTGTTTATCCATTTTCTACATGTGATTCCGAGAAGCCAATAGCAGAACCCAACGACATCACCTCTGTTTGTCCTTGCTGTGCCACAAGTGTTTCTATGCACTGTCAGTTCTACTGACCTGGTGTTTTTCTCACCCTGCCATGCAATTTTGTCCAATGGTGTTATTTGTCTTGACACAGTTAGATTACTGATGTGGCTGAATAACGGATGCTGTAATTAATTTGGCCCCTTGGGTTTGGTGATTACGTTCTGCTCTGTTTATTTGTTTGTGTTGCCGTGAGATTCAGTAGTCTTTTTTCTAGCAGGTGAATTTTGTGCAGTCTGATTTCTACTGTACCTGCTACTCTGAGAAGCCAACAGCAGCTGAgctgaaggatgagaaggagatgGTGTGGATTTCTGCTCTCTTCAAACCATTGCCAGGAGCAAATTACCTCCGATATCACCAAGGTGAACATCTTATATCCAATTCTGTTGGTCCTTGCTGGTTAACAAGTGCTTCTCTGCACTAGCCGTTCTATAGAGATATGTTGGCGTGGGcaatcagctctataagttcaggcATCTATGGGAATGTTCAGAAGCCATTTTTTGTTCATAACTTTACCAGCAGTGCATGGATTTGAGTCCCATGTATGGATTTTGTCTAGTCAAAGGAACAGAAGTTGAAATTAATTCTCTTGCTGTTGCCATGTTTGCCTACAGCTTTAGAATTAGATGGATCAAACTTTTCATGTGACCTGGACATGACGTCTGATCCTAGCTGTTGTATTTTGTGAGGCTTGCTAAAAGAGTAAAAGTTTCATTTATGTTTGTCAGTTTGTTCTACAACTGTAACGTTTGCCAGGTTAAGCTGCAGGATTGAACGATTCTCAAACTCTGTTGGCAGTTTTTGTTGTTAGCATGTATAACTGACTTTGTTTGGCCCAACCTCAGTCAAGCTACATGATTCATAATGTCCTCATTTCCTAGATTTTTTTTTGTGCACTCAACCTCTGTCCTATTGCTTCCAGTTTGTTTTATATCTTCAGTCAAGCCACATGACTCATACTGTCCATATTTCCTAGATTTTTTCTTGTGCACTCAACCTGTCTTATTGCTCCCAGTTTGTTCTATATCTTATCAATTATCCATGGGGATTTGGGGAATCAAAGTCCATGCATATTTTTTAGATCAGTAGATTGATGTTGCAAGTAAAATTCCCACTTTATTCTGTGATTTTTGGCTGCCACAGAGAACCAACATTCATCTGTGTAATAATTCAGAGCCAACATGACGAGATTGGCAAAAAAATTGAAGAACGGACTGCCTTTAAAGCTAAGTACAGGAGACGTTGTAATGCTTAAATGGGCGGACCGAGATGGAACGACCGCTCGATCTCCTTTGTGCGAAACAACGACTGTTCGATGCAGAATGCGTCAAATAAGGATTTCCGAGAGGGAAAATGGTTGCTGGTGTGtcttttttttttggggggggggggagggggggtctGGGGGTCTCGGAtgcataagagcatctctagtagaaccctcaaacccttaaatctaaaaccagttttaagggttgataaTTGGTCATTTTTGACACttctaagggttgaaaaacaggggcaaggaGAGCTCGGGCGGCCTCTTGCTGCAGGAGGCGGAGGGcgcggggggtggcggaggcggcCGGAGAGGTCGAGGCGGAGGCGGGCGGCGGACGGGGAGGCCGAGGCGGACGGCGGCTGGGGAGGTCGAGGCGGGCGGGAGGCGGAAACGGCGGCTGGGAttttgggtttaagggttatttttaagggtttaagggtttgagggctctactagagatgctctaagcggCAAACGTACCCCCCACCAAACACACTCTAAGGGTGCCTCCATTTGTGGGATTTTGGGCTTCCAAACTATTTCGGACAATTTTGGTGACCAACGTTGGATGACAAAAAAGTCTGAAATGTCCAATCCAAACATTTAAATGCGATTTTGTGATCCACGTTGACGTCGTCCTTAGAACATGAATAATAGGGGCTACTACTATTACAGGGTTATCTTCCTCTGTTTTTTCAACACTTGTCAACAAATAACAAAGAGCATAGAATGAACAACACTTGTCATTTCTATACACATTTTTTTTCCGCAATGAAGCATGAAACACTCAACTCGCAATACATACAAATGTTCACGTCTTACAAGTGGTCGTAATTTTTGTAAACCAGAAAAAGAACCCAATCGCGTCCAAAGACGAAATGTATGTTTGGATACTTTTCACGGCCCCGTTGATTTGCGGGGTTTTTTAAAACGCAGGGATATGAATAATACAAAATTGATGTGGCATGCCATGTTGCCAGATTTGCAAAGCCAAGGAATTCTGTGTGTTCGAtgctacaagaaaaacaaaaaaagttgCATAAAGAGTTTCTAGTGGACAATTTTTTCCCCTTCAAGACAGGGCATTCTAAAAATTTCTAAGGATACAAATCGTTCAAAATCGTATGAAATTCCTTTGAATCAAAGTTCCTATATTTACATTTCTCCCCCCAAAAAGTACTATGTCCATcatctgcaaaaaaaaaaaaaaaaagaccaCAGAAACTGATTTTGACGCAAACCCCCGAGCCCACGGATCGCTCCCCACGATCCGCGTGCTCACCTCGAAACCCGATCCCAGCCGTCCATCGCCCTCCCATCCAACGCTCCAAACTCCGTCTTCAACCTCCAGCCCGCGCCTTCTGCCCCCAAAATTTTCCCGACGCCCGCCCCTCTTCTCTCAGATCTATTTAACCGCCGCGCCTCCCCGCATCCCATTCCACCCAAACTCGAACCCCCCAGCAGCGAAGCATCCACCTCCAAACCCTAGcccgctcctcctccctctccggtCCGATGGCCCGAACGAAGCAGACGGCGCGCAAGTCCACTGGCGGCAAGGCGCCCAGGAAGCAGCTGGCGACCAAGGCGGCGCGGAAGTCTGCCCCGGCCACCGGCGGCGTGAAGAAGCCCCACCGCTTCCGCCCCGGCACCGTCGCCCTCCGCGAGATCCGCAAGTACCAGAAGAGCACGGAGCTGCTCATTCGCAAGCTCCCGTTCCAGCGCCTGGTGAGGGAAATCGCCCAGGACTTCAAGACCGACCTCCGCTTCCAGTCCTCCGCCGTCTCCGCCCTGCAGGAGGCCGCCGAGGCCTACCTCGTCGGCCTCTTCGAGGACACCAACCTCTGCGCCATCCACGCGAAGCGCGTCACCATCATGCCCAAGGACATCCAGCTCGCCCGCCGCATCCGCGGGGAGCGTGCCTAGGTTTTCGGTCGCCGCCGGTGACAGCACTGGGTAGTAGCCGCTCGTGTATGGTGGTCTGGTTCTTCTGTTGGTGGTGTTGATATTATGTGTCGTTC harbors:
- the LOC123407880 gene encoding histone H3.2 translates to MARTKQTARKSTGGKAPRKQLATKAARKSAPATGGVKKPHRFRPGTVALREIRKYQKSTELLIRKLPFQRLVREIAQDFKTDLRFQSSAVSALQEAAEAYLVGLFEDTNLCAIHAKRVTIMPKDIQLARRIRGERA
- the LOC123407879 gene encoding histone H3.2, yielding MARTKQTARKSTGGKAPRKQLATKAARKSAPATGGVKKPHRFRPGTVALREIRKYQKSTELLIRKLPFQRLVREIAQDFKTDLRFQSSAVSALQEAAEAYLVGLFEDTNLCAIHAKRVTIMPKDIQLARRIRGERA